A window of the Lactuca sativa cultivar Salinas chromosome 7, Lsat_Salinas_v11, whole genome shotgun sequence genome harbors these coding sequences:
- the LOC111907567 gene encoding uncharacterized protein LOC111907567, giving the protein MAFHSRSATTILFSLANFHLPFFLILLIVVGNNGVGVGGTKKRVHISDDLDDVEDNEEDEAWIEWGQKKKMTVEEFDPPPENFSDMDFSQMQNEVLKRQVGQAYGFVKLRLTDHRTPDMVSDIAVKWTQLARTGAIGVIFMGFDLSTIMFTLQNAQNTLEFKDFLLDQPEAYEIKMGDQFFRRPGDPPFDNLLKKLHEEEDKKKIATSSNDTITKDEL; this is encoded by the exons ATGGCGTTTCATAGCAGATCGGCGACAACAATTTTGTTTTCTCTAGCCAATTTCCATCTACCTTTTTTCCTTATACTTCTGATTGTCGTCGGTAACAACGGCGTCGGCGTCGGTGGGACGAAGAAGCGAGTTCACATTTCCGACGACCTCGATGACGTCGAGGACAATGAGGAGGATGAGGCGTGGATAGAATGGGGACAAAAGAAGAAAATGACGGTGGAAGAGTTTGATCCACCGCCGGAGAATTTTTCCGATATGGATTTTAGTCAGATGCAAAATGAGGTTCTGAAACGACAAGTTGGACAAGCGTATGGCTTCGTTAAGCTACGGTTAACCGATCATCGTACTCCG GATATGGTATCTGATATTGCAGTGAAATGGACCCAACTTGCAAGAACCGGAGCAATTGGAGTCATTTTCATGGGTTTTGATCTTTCCACTATAATGTTCACATTACAAAATGCCCAAAATACTTTAGAG ttTAAAGATTTTTTACTGGATCAACCTGAAGCATACGAGATTAAGATGGGGGATCAATTTTTTCGAAGACCTGGGGATCCTCCGTTTGACAATCTTCTAAAAAAACTTCATGAAGAAGAAGACAAGAAAAAGATTGCTACTTCCTCCAACGATACTATCACCAAAGATGAGTTATGA